One stretch of Micromonospora echinospora DNA includes these proteins:
- a CDS encoding 3-deoxy-7-phosphoheptulonate synthase: protein MPAVQQPDWQDHPAYAETCEALASAPPLVPPGEVRGFRQALSELASTDGLLLQLGDCAESLYECTPRHTSDKIEVIDRLGDRLSELTGRNVLRVGRMAGQFAKPRSQATEWHDALSIPSFRGHMINSELAAPGTRKADPRRMWWAYEASDRVQRVLRAHREGNRRAARTEGPWSSHEALVVDYESRLIRRDPDTGEHYLASTHLPWVGERTRRSAEAHVALLSTVVNPVGCKIGPDADPDDVLRVCEALDPQRDPGRLVLIPRMGRDRIRESLPPIVRAVVNAGHPVLWLSDPMHGNTVKASVGLKTRHLADVVTEALWFRDILDQQRQHAAGLHIEVAATDVTECVGGSVAGEEDLARHYTSLCDPRLNPGQATELIEAWAKDTATVGPGPRRSGPSARPEVAA from the coding sequence CCGGCGTACGCGGAGACCTGTGAGGCGTTGGCGTCGGCCCCGCCGCTGGTCCCACCCGGGGAGGTACGGGGGTTCCGGCAGGCGTTGTCGGAGCTGGCGTCGACCGACGGGCTCCTGCTGCAGTTGGGCGACTGCGCCGAGAGCCTCTACGAGTGCACCCCCCGGCACACCTCGGACAAGATCGAGGTCATCGACCGGCTGGGGGACCGGCTCAGCGAGCTCACCGGGCGCAACGTGCTGCGGGTGGGCCGGATGGCCGGGCAGTTCGCCAAGCCCCGGTCGCAGGCGACGGAGTGGCACGACGCGCTGAGCATCCCATCCTTCCGCGGCCACATGATCAATTCCGAGCTGGCCGCGCCCGGTACGCGCAAGGCCGATCCGCGCCGCATGTGGTGGGCGTACGAGGCGAGCGACCGGGTGCAGCGGGTCCTGCGCGCCCACCGGGAGGGCAACCGGCGTGCCGCGCGGACCGAGGGACCCTGGTCGAGCCACGAGGCCCTGGTCGTCGACTACGAGTCCCGCCTGATCCGCCGGGACCCGGACACGGGCGAGCACTACCTGGCGTCGACCCACCTCCCGTGGGTGGGGGAGCGGACCCGCCGGTCCGCCGAGGCGCACGTGGCCCTGCTGTCCACAGTGGTGAACCCGGTCGGCTGCAAGATCGGGCCGGACGCCGACCCGGACGACGTCCTGCGGGTGTGCGAGGCGCTCGACCCGCAGCGCGATCCGGGCCGTCTCGTCCTGATCCCGCGGATGGGCCGGGACCGGATCCGGGAGTCCCTGCCGCCGATCGTCCGCGCGGTGGTGAACGCGGGGCACCCCGTGCTCTGGCTGAGCGATCCCATGCACGGCAACACCGTCAAGGCCTCGGTCGGCCTGAAGACGCGCCACCTCGCCGACGTGGTCACCGAGGCGCTGTGGTTCCGCGACATCCTCGACCAGCAGCGACAGCACGCCGCCGGGCTGCACATCGAGGTCGCCGCCACCGACGTGACCGAGTGCGTCGGCGGTTCGGTGGCCGGCGAGGAGGACCTGGCGCGGCACTACACCTCGCTGTGCGACCCGCGGCTCAACCCGGGCCAGGCCACTGAGCTGATCGAAGCGTGGGCCAAGGACACCGCGACGGTCGGCCCGGGGCCGCGGCGCTCCGGCCCTTCGGCGCGGCCTGAGGTCGCCGCCTGA